In one Electrophorus electricus isolate fEleEle1 chromosome 21, fEleEle1.pri, whole genome shotgun sequence genomic region, the following are encoded:
- the pias1a gene encoding E3 SUMO-protein ligase PIAS1 isoform X2: MVMSLRVSELQVLLGYAGRNKHGRKHELLTKALHLLKAGCSPAVHMKIKELYRRRFPTKLVSPAELAGLPGVHPGAASLPAGLTQLPYDGHGAPPSPLLPVSLLGPKHELGLAHLPAGLHPVHPDVKLQRLPFYDVLDELIKPTSLDNSQRFQETCFAFALTPQQVQQISSSMDISGTKCDFTVQVQLRFCLSETSCPQEDHFPPNLCVKVNGKPCNLPGYLPPTKNGVEPKRPSRPINITSLVRLSTTVPNTIVVSWTSEIGRSYSMAVYLVKQQSSTALLQRLRAKGIRNPDHSRALIKEKLTADPDSEIATTSLRVSLLCPLGKMRLMIPCRAVTCSHLQCFDATLYIQMNEKKPTWVCPVCDKKAPYEHLIIDGLFMEILNSCVDCDEIQFKEDGSWAPMRSKKEVQEVSASCNGVDGACRTSAPEQKSSSQASGGSKKVEVIDLTLDSSSEDEEEEEPLPKRSCPSLSPTSPQMNKGVLNLCTQASPVSRTPSMPQVETNYIPPPPPLIQDYRHYYPTPNDLTDLNFFSFLQGDNHQHYNMVMAAAASATEDHDLLLNRFLPYGSPQLFLDPPGTPVGGAGGVHGPAGPTHRSNSSGSSSAGSLGSAGSLRDAHGLPPSARAGPDAAIASALYGSIPDVISLD; encoded by the exons ATGGTGATGAGCCTGCGGGTATCCGAGCTGCAGGTGCTCCTGGGCTACGCCGGGCGGAACAAGCACGGGCGCAAGCACGAGCTTTTGACCAAAGCGCTGCACCTGCTGAAGGCCGGCTGCAGCCCTGCCGTGCACATGAAGATCAAGGAGCTGTACCGCCGACGCTTCCCCACCAAGCTGGTGTCGCCCGCCGAGCTGGCGGGGCTGCCCGGCGTGCACCCAGGGGCTGCCTCCCTGCCGGCCGGCCTCACCCAGCTGCCATATGACGGGCACGGCGCGCCGCCATCACCCCTGCTGCCCGTCTCGCTGCTGGGCCCCAAGCATGAGCTGGGTCTTGCACACCTGCCTGCCGGGCTGCACCCTGTGCACCCCGATGTCAAACTGCAGAGGTTGCCCTTCTACGACGTGCTGGACGAGCTCATCAAGCCCACCAGTCtcg ACAACAGCCAGCGCTTTCAGGAAACGTGTTTCGCGTTTGCACTAACGCCACAGCAAGTCCAGCAGATCAGCAGCTCCAT GGACATCTCTGGGACCAAATGTGATTTCACGGTACAAGTACAGTTACG GTTTTGCTTATCAGAAACCAGCTGTCCACAGGAAGACCACTTTCCTCCTAACCTCTGTGTAAAAGTCAATGGGAAACCATGTAATCTTCcg GGCTACCTTCCTCCCACCAAAAATGGAGTCGAACCAAAGCGCCCCAGCAGACCCATCAACATTACCTCACTGGTCCGGCTGTCCACCACCGTCCCCAACACCATCGTGGTGTCCTGGACGTCTGAGATCGGCAGG AGTTACTCCATGGCAGTGTATCTGGTGAAGCAGCAGTCATCCACAGCCCTGTTACAGAGACTTCGTGCCAAGGGCATCAGAAACCCAGACCACTCGCGCGCCCTCA TCAAAGAGAAGTTAACGGCAGACCCTGACAGCGAGATCGCCACCACCAGTCTGCGAGTGTCGTTACTGTGTCCG CTGGGGAAGATGCGGTTGATGATTCCATGCAGGGCAGTGACATGCTCCCACCTGCAGTGCTTTGATGCCACACTCTACATCCAGATGAATGAGAAGAAACCCACCTGGGTGTGTCCAGTCTGCGACAAGAAGGCCCCATATGAGCACCTCATCATCGACGG gTTGTTTATGGAGATTTTAAACAGTTGTGTAGACTGTGACGAGATTCAGTTTAAGGAGGATGGGAGCTGGGCCCCCATGAGGTCAAAAAAGGAAGTTCAGGAGGTGTCTGCTTCATGTAACGGCGTTGACG GTGCGTGCCGGACGTCGGCACCTGAGCAGAAGTCCAGCTCCCAGGCAAGTGGCGGCAGCAAGAAGGTGGAGGTGATTGACCTGACCCTGGACAGCTCGtcagaggatgaagaggaggaagagccCCTGCCGAAGAGGAGCtgcccctcgctctctcccacCTCACCACAGATGAACAAGGG agtGTTGAATCTGTGTACACAGGCATCTCCTGTGAGTCGAACTCCCAGCATGCCTCAAGTGGAGACCAACTAtatcccccctccaccacccctcATACAGGACTATCGCCACTACTATCCTACTCCTAACGACcttacag ATCTcaactttttctcctttttacaAGGAGACAATCATCAG CACTACAACATGGTAATGGCAGCGGCTGCCTCGGCGACCGAGGACCACGACCTCCTCCTGAACCGCTTCCTGCCCTACGGCTCTCCACAGCTCTTCCTGGACCCGCCGGGCACTCCGGTAGGCGGAGCCGGAGGCGTGCACGGCCCAGCCGGCCCCACCCACCGCAGCAACAGCAGCGGCAGCAGCTCGGCCGGGAGCCTGGGCTCGGCCGGGAGCCTGCGCGACGCGCACGGCCTGCCGCCCTCCGCCCGTGCTGGCCCCGATGCTGCCATAGCCTCCGCCCTCTACGGCTCCATCCCAGACGTCATCTCGCTAGACTGA
- the LOC113574104 gene encoding relaxin-3 receptor 1 → MEDINQSGIVNKSISDLLHFKNLEDIDVSADGSPILRLFISITYSVVCAIGLVGNLLVLFFVRVRQERRKSKINVFILNLAVTDFQFVLTLPFWAVDTALDFSWPFGDAMCKIILSVTVMNMYASVFFLTTMSITRYWSVASALKDRSKQTVCSVKSVCVVLWLLATVATAPTLIFSTVTNVAGEKLCLLRFPDGQHWLAVYHLQKILVAFVLPMVIVSVSYLLLSRLIRHRGMKNNPKRRTQVTRSITIVVLSFFLCWMPNHAITFWGVLVKFNAVYWDKTYYIIHTYVFPLTVCLAHANSCLNPVIYCLMRREFRKKLRELFLRE, encoded by the coding sequence ATGGAAGATATTAATCAGAGTGGTATAGTGAACAAATCAATAAGTGACCTATTACATTTCAAGAACTTGGAGGACATCGATGTCTCCGCCGACGGGAGTCCGATTTTGAGGTTATTTATCTCTATTACTTATTCAGTAGTGTGTGCCATCGGTTTAGTTGGGAACTTGTTGGTGCTGTTCTTTGTTCGGGTGAGacaagagagaaggaaatcCAAAATAAACGTTTTCATCCTTAATCTTGCTGTGACGGATTTTCAGTTTGTGTTGACTCTACCTTTCTGGGCTGTGGACACCGCTCTAGACTTCAGCTGGCCATTTGGAGATGCCATGTGTAAGATCATCCTGTCGGTGACGGTAATGAACATGTATGCCAGCGTGTTCTTCCTCACTACTATGAGTATCACTCGGTATTGGTCTGTCGCCTCTGCACTGAAAGACCGCAGCAAACAGACCGTCTGCTCCGTCAAATCGGTCTGCGTTGTCCTGTGGCTCCTGGCGACCGTGGCCACTGCGCCAACGTTGATTTTCTCAACGGTCACAAACGTGGCAGGGGAAAAACTTTGTTTGTTAAGGTTCCCCGATGGACAGCATTGGTTAGCGGTATACCACCTTCAGAAAATACTGGTTGCCTTTGTTTTACCCATGGTAATAGTTTCTGTCAGTTATTTGCTGCTTTCAAGACTCATCCGCCACCGCGGGATGAAGAATAATCCCAAACGCAGAACGCAAGTCACGAGGTCCATAACCATTGtggttttgtctttcttcctctgctGGATGCCTAACCATGCCATCACGTTCTGGGGAGTCCTAGTCAAGTTCAACGCGGTGTACTGGGATAAGACATACTACATCATTCACACCTACGTGTTCCCCTTGACTGTCTGTCTTGCTCATGCAAATAGCTGTTTAAACCCCGTCATTTACTGTCTCATGCGCAGGGAGTTCAGGAAGAAACTGAGGGAATTGTTTCTCCGCGAATGA
- the pias1a gene encoding E3 SUMO-protein ligase PIAS1 isoform X1 → MVMSLRVSELQVLLGYAGRNKHGRKHELLTKALHLLKAGCSPAVHMKIKELYRRRFPTKLVSPAELAGLPGVHPGAASLPAGLTQLPYDGHGAPPSPLLPVSLLGPKHELGLAHLPAGLHPVHPDVKLQRLPFYDVLDELIKPTSLASDNSQRFQETCFAFALTPQQVQQISSSMDISGTKCDFTVQVQLRFCLSETSCPQEDHFPPNLCVKVNGKPCNLPGYLPPTKNGVEPKRPSRPINITSLVRLSTTVPNTIVVSWTSEIGRSYSMAVYLVKQQSSTALLQRLRAKGIRNPDHSRALIKEKLTADPDSEIATTSLRVSLLCPLGKMRLMIPCRAVTCSHLQCFDATLYIQMNEKKPTWVCPVCDKKAPYEHLIIDGLFMEILNSCVDCDEIQFKEDGSWAPMRSKKEVQEVSASCNGVDGACRTSAPEQKSSSQASGGSKKVEVIDLTLDSSSEDEEEEEPLPKRSCPSLSPTSPQMNKGVLNLCTQASPVSRTPSMPQVETNYIPPPPPLIQDYRHYYPTPNDLTDLNFFSFLQGDNHQHYNMVMAAAASATEDHDLLLNRFLPYGSPQLFLDPPGTPVGGAGGVHGPAGPTHRSNSSGSSSAGSLGSAGSLRDAHGLPPSARAGPDAAIASALYGSIPDVISLD, encoded by the exons ATGGTGATGAGCCTGCGGGTATCCGAGCTGCAGGTGCTCCTGGGCTACGCCGGGCGGAACAAGCACGGGCGCAAGCACGAGCTTTTGACCAAAGCGCTGCACCTGCTGAAGGCCGGCTGCAGCCCTGCCGTGCACATGAAGATCAAGGAGCTGTACCGCCGACGCTTCCCCACCAAGCTGGTGTCGCCCGCCGAGCTGGCGGGGCTGCCCGGCGTGCACCCAGGGGCTGCCTCCCTGCCGGCCGGCCTCACCCAGCTGCCATATGACGGGCACGGCGCGCCGCCATCACCCCTGCTGCCCGTCTCGCTGCTGGGCCCCAAGCATGAGCTGGGTCTTGCACACCTGCCTGCCGGGCTGCACCCTGTGCACCCCGATGTCAAACTGCAGAGGTTGCCCTTCTACGACGTGCTGGACGAGCTCATCAAGCCCACCAGTCtcg CTTCAGACAACAGCCAGCGCTTTCAGGAAACGTGTTTCGCGTTTGCACTAACGCCACAGCAAGTCCAGCAGATCAGCAGCTCCAT GGACATCTCTGGGACCAAATGTGATTTCACGGTACAAGTACAGTTACG GTTTTGCTTATCAGAAACCAGCTGTCCACAGGAAGACCACTTTCCTCCTAACCTCTGTGTAAAAGTCAATGGGAAACCATGTAATCTTCcg GGCTACCTTCCTCCCACCAAAAATGGAGTCGAACCAAAGCGCCCCAGCAGACCCATCAACATTACCTCACTGGTCCGGCTGTCCACCACCGTCCCCAACACCATCGTGGTGTCCTGGACGTCTGAGATCGGCAGG AGTTACTCCATGGCAGTGTATCTGGTGAAGCAGCAGTCATCCACAGCCCTGTTACAGAGACTTCGTGCCAAGGGCATCAGAAACCCAGACCACTCGCGCGCCCTCA TCAAAGAGAAGTTAACGGCAGACCCTGACAGCGAGATCGCCACCACCAGTCTGCGAGTGTCGTTACTGTGTCCG CTGGGGAAGATGCGGTTGATGATTCCATGCAGGGCAGTGACATGCTCCCACCTGCAGTGCTTTGATGCCACACTCTACATCCAGATGAATGAGAAGAAACCCACCTGGGTGTGTCCAGTCTGCGACAAGAAGGCCCCATATGAGCACCTCATCATCGACGG gTTGTTTATGGAGATTTTAAACAGTTGTGTAGACTGTGACGAGATTCAGTTTAAGGAGGATGGGAGCTGGGCCCCCATGAGGTCAAAAAAGGAAGTTCAGGAGGTGTCTGCTTCATGTAACGGCGTTGACG GTGCGTGCCGGACGTCGGCACCTGAGCAGAAGTCCAGCTCCCAGGCAAGTGGCGGCAGCAAGAAGGTGGAGGTGATTGACCTGACCCTGGACAGCTCGtcagaggatgaagaggaggaagagccCCTGCCGAAGAGGAGCtgcccctcgctctctcccacCTCACCACAGATGAACAAGGG agtGTTGAATCTGTGTACACAGGCATCTCCTGTGAGTCGAACTCCCAGCATGCCTCAAGTGGAGACCAACTAtatcccccctccaccacccctcATACAGGACTATCGCCACTACTATCCTACTCCTAACGACcttacag ATCTcaactttttctcctttttacaAGGAGACAATCATCAG CACTACAACATGGTAATGGCAGCGGCTGCCTCGGCGACCGAGGACCACGACCTCCTCCTGAACCGCTTCCTGCCCTACGGCTCTCCACAGCTCTTCCTGGACCCGCCGGGCACTCCGGTAGGCGGAGCCGGAGGCGTGCACGGCCCAGCCGGCCCCACCCACCGCAGCAACAGCAGCGGCAGCAGCTCGGCCGGGAGCCTGGGCTCGGCCGGGAGCCTGCGCGACGCGCACGGCCTGCCGCCCTCCGCCCGTGCTGGCCCCGATGCTGCCATAGCCTCCGCCCTCTACGGCTCCATCCCAGACGTCATCTCGCTAGACTGA